The following is a genomic window from Geminicoccaceae bacterium.
GAGCCAGCCGACATCATCCCCGCGCAGCACCATGAAGCCGGCGCACCTGCCGGATCGGCACAACGTTCCGCGGGTGGCGGCGTCCTCGAAGCGCGCGGCCTGCGCAAGGCGTTCGCCGGCCGCGTGGTGTTGCGCGATGTCAGCTTTACCATCCGCCGCGGCGAGGCCGTCGGATTGCTCGGCCCGAACGGTGCCGGCAAGACCACGT
Proteins encoded in this region:
- a CDS encoding ATP-binding cassette domain-containing protein, producing the protein MPAQHHEAGAPAGSAQRSAGGGVLEARGLRKAFAGRVVLRDVSFTIRRGEAVGLLGPNGAGKTT